The genomic segment tatatatatatatatatatatatgtatatatatatatatatatatatatatatatgtatatatatatatatatatatatatatactcgcTTActctcacacaaaaaaaatgtaacaaagtaAACGTTTACTAATGGATGGTCAGTTTTGTCAAACAAGTCATGAATGCTGTATTAGAAAGAAATTTCATGAATTTTGCATAGAAGCAGAATTTAGTTTGATAGCTAGCTTGTAGCAGACATCATGcataaaaaagttttaaaagttaattctTGGTTACTGCATCTGCCAAAGAAATTTAATATCGGTGCATGCCTAATTTAAAATACTAATTGTGCAGCTTGATGTGACAGAAACATTAGTTTCACTTTGATTTTGATTTAgtgaaaaacaatttaaaaaagtttgaaaagagaaaatctgaaaacaggaaatCAGGATGACTTGTGAAAAGTTGTACACACTGCTGTCTCCTTTCTTTAACTTGACTTTTAACTGTGATGATATGGTGGTGTAGCTGTGCAAGCTGATGATATTGGGTGTTTTGATAAAAGATTATTTGTGACCTTAAGGAAAACAGCGGAACCCTGTCGTGTTTAAATACAGGCTAACCGAATTCTCTGCACAAATTAATGGATACACcacttaatattttaagaaTCTCAGAATCTCAGGCAAAATGCCttcacaatgaaaatgaaagtgttaAAACGTTAAGAGCATCATATGGAAACATTTAGTTTGCTTTTCAATAaattcaaaatgatttattgtacAGTTATTTAGAGACACTCTCATCCAGTGAGACTGAAaatccctccatctctcaggGGCATTTGACCTgccaaaaaatgtaatattggtGCATCCCTAGTGTCCTCTAATTCTTAGAGTTATTCCTTCTTTAAACCAGCATAGTATGTATTTTAGCATGACCAATATCATtttatcaaaattatatttttgttttgtgtttaagcGTCACCAGCCATGAGCTCACTGGAAAAGGAAGCTGTCGAGATGCCGTGCCTGGGAAGACCATTCCAGCTGGGCATGCTGTATGATATGAGGAGGGATTGTCTCGTACCAGGTAGGTGGAGCTACTGGTGAAAGCaggtctgattggctgattgacTCTCTCAGTTTACTATTGAAAGCAGGTCTGATTGGCTCTCTCAGTCATAAAAGTTAGAAACCATAACTTTCTCTGCCATGTGCTGCATTTTGTGTCATGTGATATGCCTGTCAGAAACATGTGATTGGTCACATTGAGTTATATTGACGGGTATGACATGTAACGAATGACCGAATGCcaaagggcatggagcaggaagCACAGACTCCTGACTgggaaatacatttattaacacgcAACGTAactgtggcactcacatataacagtaACAGATAACATGACTTCTACAATTAACACGGATAACTCACAAGTAACTGAAGACAATATACACAGGCacaacagctaaacaaacattaacaaagGCTACACGAACATGGACATTAACAGTATACgcagacgctaacaaacaatgaccaacagtgaggggagcaccgacgggggtttaaatagcccAATGAACACTGACCCGTAACCCTGCACAGGTGCGTGCCCTCACGAGgatgtggccacaaacaagagtAAAcccccccctgcacgcggcaggccggaccacgtgacttggggggagcgtcccgtgacacaTGTTAAATGACTGAATGACACTAGcctcattatttttattaacatcCCAGTATTGTTTATAACTAGCCACTCACAAAAGAATGCTAAAAATTACACTAAAAAGTCTCAAGAAAAGAATTATCCATCCCATAAAAACAGATGTCATATCCAGACTAGCTCTAAGTCTATCTAGTCTCACTGctaaagctaaaataaacaaaaatattttttaaatattataaaaaataaaaacattaacagaaACCAAAAGGACAATAACAAAGAGAtaacaaaaaaactaatataCACTTATTTCACTGTTCAGTAGAACTTATAAGACACTTCAATCACCTGTGCTATTATAACATCACCTCCAACTCCATCatgtaattttcatttttcttttcttcattgtgtgctttgtttttatcttcCTAACTATGCGCACCATGTCAAGTCCATTTTCCTTCCTGATTCCATCTACCATATCATCTTTCACCCTCTCTATCTGTATCTTGTTTCCTCCCTCATTTGTGTTGGTATATATTGCCTTCTTTTCCTTCTGTTATTTGTCTTTGATTCTCTTGATTATAGCTGTTGTCTATCCGTGTATGGATTCCCAAGTGTGGCTTTATATGCAGTGTGTCttactttcactttcacttcaTTCTGTTGTTAATAAAATAAGGATAGTGCCTGCTTCTTGTCTCACAGCATTACAGATATATTAAATGGATGTTCtattatttatgtatgcaaGATATGATACCTAGACATTTTCCACCTACATACCACCATCGCTTGTACTGTAAAATCTAAAGTCACAAAAATGTGctaaaagtgtatttttaaaagatatatatGTTGACTCTTCCAtggttaaatgaataaaacattatcaTGTAGGTGCTGTTTTGAATGATGCTgaaagaatgcatttatttccactCTAAGATTCTAAAAATTCTTATTATAGATTATATGACATATTATAGGGTTTGTTCTGTTTGCCCTTCTTTATCCACAGGCTTGACCTTATGGGACAACAATGAACTTCAGGGACACAAAAATGTGATTCCAAAACAGTTCACTCAAATGGAGGTCAGTGCTTCAGACAGTTTAGAAAACAAGGCAGCTTCTATGAACATAAGTGGCTCCCTAAAGCTCAGTGTTCTGTCTGGAAAAGTAAATGTAGAAGGATCAGCTAAATATTTCAATGACAACAAAAAGTCTTCTAAACAGTCCAGGATTACACTGAAATACCATGTAAGCACACAGTTTAAACAGCTGACAATGGATCATCTGGACCACAAGAAGTTTAAATACACTGAGGTGTTGAACGGTGAGAAGGATGAAAATGATGTAGCAACACATGTGGTCACCGCTGTGTTGTACGGTGCTGatgctttctttgtgtttagtaGAGATTTAGATTCAAATGAGGAGAAGACTAATATAGAAGGAACATTCAAAGCTGCTCTTAGTAATCTCGGTAAACTGGGGAATTTGGAAGGTCAGGCCTCAGTGAAACtgaatgagagtgagaaggCAGTGACTGACAAATTCAGCTGTACTTTCTATGGAGATTTTAGATTACCAGCTAATCCATTCTCATTTGAAGGTGCAATGGACATATACAAACAACTTCCAAACATGCTTGGTGAGAAAGGAGAAAACGCAGTTCCACTGAAAGCGTGGCTCTACCCTCTTGCCAAACTGGATTCAAAAGCAGCAAAATGTGTCCGTGACATAAGCAATAGCCTTATTACGGCTGTATCAGATGTAATCGAGAGTTTGAACAATGCAGAAATTAGATGCAATGATCTTGCAGTAGACACTGCTGCACAAGCGTTTCCTGCTTTCCATCAAAAGATTCAAGAGCTGAAGAAAAAATGCAATGACTATAAGCTAGATCTGCTGAAGAAAGTGGGTTCTCTGCTGCCATTAATACGTGGAGGTCAAGAAGAAGAATGTGATCTTGTAGACCTCCTCAAGCATCATGAGGAGTCTCCTTTCAGTAGCACTGAACTTGACCAGTGGATAAAGATCAAACAGGATGAAGCAGATGTACTGAAAGCCTTTCTGGAGAAGCTGGAGTGTCCTGTTCGAGATGTATATAAAAGCATTGGCAAGGTCTTTGCACACACTGAAGATGTGGTGTGCTTTACTTTCACCTCTCTGGATGAGTCAGATCCTTTTCTTGATTATCTAACAAACTATATAGATGAAAAGTCTGAAAAGAGACATAAAGGCAAAAGAGAGAAACCTGAGTCCTGGTTGACTCAAGACGTAGGTCAGAGAATGAGGAAAACCTTGAAATTATTCAATGGCCTAAAGAGCTCAAGTAAGAGTAACAACACCAAATTTATTGTGGTGTCAGATTATAACGAGGAGAACCCTGGTGCTTGCATAATGTTGTACGGACATGAATGTGATGATGCCGTTTGCTTTATCCCGCCATCTAAACCCATCTGCTCAACCACTGGTGCTGTGACTGacagcagtgtaacagtgaAATTAAGCCCTGCATGTGAATCGACAGTGAAGCGAAACCTGGAATACAAGAtgaagcaggaggaggagtggaagTGTCAATCTCTGCACCATAAAGAAGATGAAGTCACACTAACAGACCTGAATGCTGATGCTGTGTATGAGATCAGGTGTGTGGCAGTGGGAGAACTGGAGCGGTTCCCAGTTACCAGTGATGTCATCATTGCTAAAACATAAGTCTGAAATTTATGAATCACTGCATCagtacataaatataaatgaatgaatgactcaAGAAAAACATTACTGTAGATTGAAAACACTTCTTGGATACTAATCAAGAAGTAGTACAGTAGTAATTGTCTACTAAAAAATGAATAGTTAAAAGTCTTATCAAGAGCTGTAGCAGGGTTTTGTGGTTTTCACCACCCTGCATGCACTAGGGTTAAGATCTAATGAGGTTA from the Electrophorus electricus isolate fEleEle1 chromosome 5 unlocalized genomic scaffold, fEleEle1.pri SUPER_5_unloc_2, whole genome shotgun sequence genome contains:
- the LOC113586798 gene encoding verrucotoxin subunit beta-like isoform X1, which gives rise to MSSLQKEAVEVPCLGRPFQLGMLYDMRRDCLIPASPAMSSLEKEAVEMPCLGRPFQLGMLYDMRRDCLVPGLTLWDNNELQGHKNVIPKQFTQMEVSASDSLENKAASMNISGSLKLSVLSGKVNVEGSAKYFNDNKKSSKQSRITLKYHVSTQFKQLTMDHLDHKKFKYTEVLNGEKDENDVATHVVTAVLYGADAFFVFSRDLDSNEEKTNIEGTFKAALSNLGKLGNLEGQASVKLNESEKAVTDKFSCTFYGDFRLPANPFSFEGAMDIYKQLPNMLGEKGENAVPLKAWLYPLAKLDSKAAKCVRDISNSLITAVSDVIESLNNAEIRCNDLAVDTAAQAFPAFHQKIQELKKKCNDYKLDLLKKVGSLLPLIRGGQEEECDLVDLLKHHEESPFSSTELDQWIKIKQDEADVLKAFLEKLECPVRDVYKSIGKVFAHTEDVVCFTFTSLDESDPFLDYLTNYIDEKSEKRHKGKREKPESWLTQDVGQRMRKTLKLFNGLKSSSKSNNTKFIVVSDYNEENPGACIMLYGHECDDAVCFIPPSKPICSTTGAVTDSSVTVKLSPACESTVKRNLEYKMKQEEEWKCQSLHHKEDEVTLTDLNADAVYEIRCVAVGELERFPVTSDVIIAKT
- the LOC113586798 gene encoding verrucotoxin subunit beta-like isoform X2, with protein sequence MSSLEKEAVEMPCLGRPFQLGMLYDMRRDCLVPGLTLWDNNELQGHKNVIPKQFTQMEVSASDSLENKAASMNISGSLKLSVLSGKVNVEGSAKYFNDNKKSSKQSRITLKYHVSTQFKQLTMDHLDHKKFKYTEVLNGEKDENDVATHVVTAVLYGADAFFVFSRDLDSNEEKTNIEGTFKAALSNLGKLGNLEGQASVKLNESEKAVTDKFSCTFYGDFRLPANPFSFEGAMDIYKQLPNMLGEKGENAVPLKAWLYPLAKLDSKAAKCVRDISNSLITAVSDVIESLNNAEIRCNDLAVDTAAQAFPAFHQKIQELKKKCNDYKLDLLKKVGSLLPLIRGGQEEECDLVDLLKHHEESPFSSTELDQWIKIKQDEADVLKAFLEKLECPVRDVYKSIGKVFAHTEDVVCFTFTSLDESDPFLDYLTNYIDEKSEKRHKGKREKPESWLTQDVGQRMRKTLKLFNGLKSSSKSNNTKFIVVSDYNEENPGACIMLYGHECDDAVCFIPPSKPICSTTGAVTDSSVTVKLSPACESTVKRNLEYKMKQEEEWKCQSLHHKEDEVTLTDLNADAVYEIRCVAVGELERFPVTSDVIIAKT